The window CAGCGAGAAAGACTGGGATGAGGTGATGGACCTGAATCTGAAATCGGTTTTTTTCCTTTCGCAGGCCGTGGCGCGGCACTTTGTCGCCCGGCAGCAGGGAGGCAAAATCATTAATATCGCCTCGATGCTCTCATTTCAGGGCGGGATTCGCGTTCCTTCATACACGGCATCTAAAAGCGGCGTGCTCGGCCTGACTCGCCTGCTGGCCAATGAGTGGGCGCAGTACGGCATCAACGTCAACGCCATTGCGCCCGGCTATATGGCGACCAACAATACGCAGCAGCTGCGGGAAGATGCCGGGCGGAATAAAGAGATTGTCGATCGCATTCCTGCGGGTCGCTGGGGCACCCCGGAAGATCTGCAAGGGCCGGTGGTGTTTCTCGCCTCCGGCGCTTCTGATTACGTGAACGGCTATACGCTGGCCGTTGATGGTGGCTGGTTAGCGCGCTAATCGCGCAAAATTGACAAAGAGTTACAACGTCACCACTTCCGCCTACTGTATAAAAATCCTATACTGTACGAATTAACAGTTTACCGGGTTTTATCATGACGGCGGAAGGTCACCTTCTCTTTTCTATTGCCTGCGCGGTGTTTGCTAAAAACGCCGAGCTTACCCCTGTGCTGGCACAGGGCGACTGGTGGCATATCGTTCCCTCCGCCATTCTGACCTGCCTGCTGCCGGACATCGATCACCCTAAGTCATTCCTCGGGCAGCGGCTGAAGTGGATCTCAAAGCCCATCGCCCGCACCTTCGGACACCGGGGCTTTACCCATAGCCTGCTCGCCGTGTTCGCCCTGCTGACCACCTTCTATCTGAAAGTGCCTGACAGCTGGATAGTGCCTGCCGACGCGCTGCAAGGGATGGTGCTGGGCTATCTGAGCCATATCCTCGCGGACATGCTGACGCCCGCTGGCGTACCTCTGCTCTGGCCTTGCCGCTGGCGCTTCCGGCTGCCCATTCTGGTGCCGCAAAAAGGCAATCAGCTGGAGCGTTTTCTGTGCCTGGCGCTGTTTGCCTGGGCGGTCTGGATGCCGCAGAACCTGCCCCAGAACAGTGCCGTTCGCTGGTCGTCAGATATGATCAATACCCTGCAAATGCAGTTTAATCGCCTTATAAAGCAGCAGATCGATTAGTAAATCAGCGAAACTTTCATTTTTGGCATAAACAATTCCATTTGAATATAAGAGCCAGGTCACAGTTCTGCTACTCTTGCGCGAACAGTATCTCTCCAGACAGAGATACGCATAATAACATCAGGAGAACGGGGATGAATTTTCCATTAATCGCGAACATCGTGGTGTTCGTCATTCTGCTGTTGGCGCTGGCGCAAACCCGCCATAAACAGTGGAGTCTGGCAAAGAAAGTACTGGTCGGCCTGGTTATCGGCGTGGTCTTTGGCCTTGCGCTGCATACCGTTTATGGCTCTGACAGCCCGGTGCTGAAAGATTCCATCCAGTGGTTCAACATCGTCGGCAACGGCTATGTTCAACTGCTGCAAATGATCGTCATGCCGCTGGTTTTCGCCTCGATTCTGAGCGCTGTCGCCCGCCTGCATAACGCTTCGCAGTTGGGAAAAATCAGCTTGCTGACCATCGGCACGCTGCTGTTTACCACGCTGATTGCCGCGCTGGTCGGGGTGCTGGTCACCAACCTGTTTGGCCTGACCGCCGAAGGTCTGGTGCAGGGCGGCGCTGAAACGGCGCGTCTTAACGCCATCGAAACCAACTACGTGGGCAAAGTAGCCGATCTGAGCGTACCACAGCTGGTGCTGTCGTTTGTGCCGAAAAATCCGTTTGCCGATCTGACCGGCGCGAATCCGACCTCCATTATTAGCGTCGTCATTTTCGCCGCCTTCCTCGGCGTTGCGGCGCTGAAACTGCTGAAAGACGATGCGCCGAAAGGCGAACGGGTGTTAACCGCTATCGATACGCTGCAAAGCTGGGTGATGAAGCTGGTGCGTCTGGTGATGCAGTTAACCCCTTACGGCGTACTGGCGCTGATGACCAAAGTGGTGGCCGGTTCCAACCTGCAGGACATCATTAAGCTGGGCAGCTTCGTGGTGGCCTCGTATCTGGGTCTGGCGATTATGTTTATCGTGCACGGCGTGCTGCTGGGCATCAACGGCGTCAGCCCGCTGAAATACTTCCGTAAGGTGTGGCCGGTGCTGACCTTTGCCTTTACCAGCCGTTCCAGCGCCGCCTCTATCCCGCTGAACGTTGAAGCGCAAACCCGTCGTCTGGGCGTACCGGAATCTATCGCCAGCTTCGCCGCCTCTTTTGGCGCGACCATTGGTCAGAACGGCTGTGCGGGTCTCTATCCGGCCATGCTGGCGGTGATGGTTGCCCCAACGGTAGGCATTAACCCGCTGGATCCGGTATGGATCGCCACCCTCGTCGGTATCGTCACCGTCAGCTCCGCAGGCGTTGCCGGCGTAGGCGGCGGCGCAACCTTCGCCGCACTGATTGTGCTGCCCGCGATGGGCCTGCCGGTAACCCTGGTAGCGCTGCTGATCTCCGTCGAGCCGCTGATCGACATGGGACGCACCGCGCTGAACGTCAGCGGTTCAATGACCGCCGGTACGCTGACCAGCCAGTGGCTGAAGCAGACCGATAAAACCATTCTGGACAGCGAAGACGACGCCGAACTGGCGCATCGCTAAGCGCCGTTACTTATAAAAAAACCGCCCTTAACGCTTCGGGCGGTTTTTTTTCGCCGCTTAACCGGCAATTTCGTTTTCCTGGCGGACCTGGTTTGCCCAGCGCTGGGCGGACTCCGGTACGGTAAACGCTGGCGATCGCTGAAACGACTCTCCGAGTAAGACAAACGCGACATATTTTCCGCGCAAAATCCATACGTCACGAAACGCGTCCATTTTTATTGCATGTTCCGGCGGTGCAGGTTCCACACGCGGGACATAGCTAATAACCGGGCGATTTTGTTGGCGTAAAGGTTTCATCATTAATTGCTTCACTAAAGACCGATGCTAAAAATCAGAAAAAAACTATCTTAGCCG is drawn from Citrobacter rodentium NBRC 105723 = DSM 16636 and contains these coding sequences:
- the kduD gene encoding 2-dehydro-3-deoxy-D-gluconate 5-dehydrogenase KduD, with product MILNAFSLAGKVAIVTGCDTGLGQGMTAALAEAGCDIVGVNRKVPHQTATIVAAAGRRFFAIQADLSQQDAIPDIVSQTVEKFGRIDILVNNAGTIRREDALSFSEKDWDEVMDLNLKSVFFLSQAVARHFVARQQGGKIINIASMLSFQGGIRVPSYTASKSGVLGLTRLLANEWAQYGINVNAIAPGYMATNNTQQLREDAGRNKEIVDRIPAGRWGTPEDLQGPVVFLASGASDYVNGYTLAVDGGWLAR
- the tcyP gene encoding cystine/sulfocysteine:cation symporter codes for the protein MNFPLIANIVVFVILLLALAQTRHKQWSLAKKVLVGLVIGVVFGLALHTVYGSDSPVLKDSIQWFNIVGNGYVQLLQMIVMPLVFASILSAVARLHNASQLGKISLLTIGTLLFTTLIAALVGVLVTNLFGLTAEGLVQGGAETARLNAIETNYVGKVADLSVPQLVLSFVPKNPFADLTGANPTSIISVVIFAAFLGVAALKLLKDDAPKGERVLTAIDTLQSWVMKLVRLVMQLTPYGVLALMTKVVAGSNLQDIIKLGSFVVASYLGLAIMFIVHGVLLGINGVSPLKYFRKVWPVLTFAFTSRSSAASIPLNVEAQTRRLGVPESIASFAASFGATIGQNGCAGLYPAMLAVMVAPTVGINPLDPVWIATLVGIVTVSSAGVAGVGGGATFAALIVLPAMGLPVTLVALLISVEPLIDMGRTALNVSGSMTAGTLTSQWLKQTDKTILDSEDDAELAHR
- a CDS encoding metal-dependent hydrolase, which codes for MTAEGHLLFSIACAVFAKNAELTPVLAQGDWWHIVPSAILTCLLPDIDHPKSFLGQRLKWISKPIARTFGHRGFTHSLLAVFALLTTFYLKVPDSWIVPADALQGMVLGYLSHILADMLTPAGVPLLWPCRWRFRLPILVPQKGNQLERFLCLALFAWAVWMPQNLPQNSAVRWSSDMINTLQMQFNRLIKQQID
- the cedA gene encoding cell division activator CedA, producing the protein MKQLMMKPLRQQNRPVISYVPRVEPAPPEHAIKMDAFRDVWILRGKYVAFVLLGESFQRSPAFTVPESAQRWANQVRQENEIAG